The nucleotide window TCAACTCAGGATAAACTTGGGCCTGATCCCTGATTCCCAAAACCCCATACTCTCCAAAAGGAGATCCACAAAAAATAGTCTTAAGAACCAAAAACCGCGGGAATACCTTACGGATAAATCGAATAATCTTGCAAGCCAGCCCTTCTACGGCAATATCTAGATTAAAATCAGTGTTAAACAATGGAGCAATGAGAACAATCTGGCCAGCGCGATAAATAATCAGATAATAAAATTTAAACTCTGAAAGCCCAGAATCTTCCAGTGTCTTATAAAAAGAATAACTTTCCGGGATATCACCAAAAACATCATCCCAGTCCTTCTTATCAATCTTGTCTATACTATCGAATATCTTATAATTAATCTTAGTAGGGGGCCGGAGCCATTGAGAGTTAGCTTGTATTTTTTCTTATTTTAACATAAAATAGATAAATTGGATAATAGAAAAGGATTAAAATTTTGAGCCTCCTTAGAGAAATTCCGCCAACTGCAGGTTGGCCACTTACAATCAGAAGCCTAATATCCTCCTCTTTTAAAAAACATCCCAAAGGATTATTAGAGGAAGATTTTAAAAGGTGCCTTGGCGCATCAGATGCCCTGCTCACCTATTCAGGAACTGCTGCATTCTACCTAATCCTAGAAACTATAAAAAAAATTTCGAATAAGAAAACCGTAATTATCCCGGCTTTTATCTGCCCGCTGATACCACTGGCGATAAAAAAAGCTGGCCTTAAAGTAAAAATTTGCGATACTAATGCATATAACTTTGACTTTGATATAAATAAACTTAAAGATATCTGCAAAGAGAACGGTGATATTTTAGCTATTCTAGCCATACATTTAGGTGGTTTACCGATAGATTTTTATACGTTAAAAGAAATTGCCAAAGTTCAGAACGCTTTTATTATTGAAGATTGTGCGCAAAGCTTAGGTGCACAATATCATGATCAAAAAACAGGGACACTGGGAGAATTTGCATTTTTTAGCCTCTGCCGGGGAAAAGGCCTTTCTATTTATGAAGGCGGTATAGCCGTAACTAATCAACCTGAGTATATCCAGATTTTAAAGGAAACGGCCGTAGAGCTTATAAATCAGGATACCCCCTCTGAATGTTTGAAAATAACTGAACTTTTTGCTTACAGTATTTTTTACCGGCCAGAATTATTCTGGTTTGCATTCAAACTGCCTCAGATATTCTGGCAAATACGTAATAAACCGATAAAGGCTATGGGTGAATATTTTGATTCTGATTTTCCTATTCATAAAGTTTCAGCTTTTAGAGAATATATCGGACATATTAATTTCCCCTATTTAGATGAAAAAATTAATCAGCAGCGGCAAAAAGTAGATATTTATTTAAAAGGGCTAGCTGATATTTCCGCTATTAAACCCATTACCGAAGCACCACAAACTATAGCCAGCTACCCATACCTAGCCATTATTCTTAATGATAAGAAAAAAAGAGATTTGGCCATGCAAACTTTTAGGAATTCTGGGCTAGGAATATCCCAAGTCTATTTGTACGCGATTACAGATTACGAATATCTAAGAGGTATTAT belongs to Candidatus Omnitrophota bacterium and includes:
- a CDS encoding DegT/DnrJ/EryC1/StrS family aminotransferase gives rise to the protein MSLLREIPPTAGWPLTIRSLISSSFKKHPKGLLEEDFKRCLGASDALLTYSGTAAFYLILETIKKISNKKTVIIPAFICPLIPLAIKKAGLKVKICDTNAYNFDFDINKLKDICKENGDILAILAIHLGGLPIDFYTLKEIAKVQNAFIIEDCAQSLGAQYHDQKTGTLGEFAFFSLCRGKGLSIYEGGIAVTNQPEYIQILKETAVELINQDTPSECLKITELFAYSIFYRPELFWFAFKLPQIFWQIRNKPIKAMGEYFDSDFPIHKVSAFREYIGHINFPYLDEKINQQRQKVDIYLKGLADISAIKPITEAPQTIASYPYLAIILNDKKKRDLAMQTFRNSGLGISQVYLYAITDYEYLRGIIPDADCPNSRLLAERIVTLSTSSFLKESDLQNIIKKIKKI